In a single window of the Petrotoga mexicana DSM 14811 genome:
- the pfkA gene encoding 6-phosphofructokinase, whose product MSEVKRIGLITSGGDAPGMNAVIRAVTRSAVVENIEVYGFLRGFAGILDKDYKKFTYADVGGIMERGGTVLRTARVPEFKVPEVRKKAADILKDLGIDVLVIIGGNGSLTGGKLLSEEQGISVIGVPASIDNDIAYTDMSIGVDTCLNTVVDAMQKLKDTASSHERAFIVEVMGRTSGYIALMSGLAIGAEAIIIPEVPTDYDALAEKMWDERKRGKINSIVVVAEGSASAYTVARHLENRIGFETRITILGHIQRGGSPTAFDRILASRMGNEVVKAIKDGDFDVMVGLSKNALIRTPLEKVLSENNTLDMEIVKLAGVLS is encoded by the coding sequence GTGAGTGAGGTAAAAAGAATTGGTTTAATTACCAGTGGTGGAGATGCCCCCGGAATGAACGCTGTTATTAGGGCTGTTACCAGAAGCGCAGTTGTGGAAAATATTGAAGTGTATGGGTTTTTGAGAGGATTCGCTGGAATATTGGATAAAGATTATAAAAAATTTACATATGCAGATGTTGGTGGAATAATGGAAAGAGGGGGAACCGTCTTAAGGACAGCAAGGGTACCAGAATTTAAAGTTCCCGAGGTTAGAAAAAAAGCTGCGGACATATTGAAAGACTTAGGTATAGATGTGTTGGTTATAATTGGAGGAAATGGGAGTCTTACCGGGGGAAAGTTGCTATCAGAAGAACAAGGGATATCTGTCATAGGTGTACCAGCTTCTATAGATAACGATATCGCTTATACAGATATGAGTATTGGTGTTGACACCTGTCTTAACACAGTGGTTGATGCCATGCAAAAGCTAAAAGATACCGCATCTTCCCACGAAAGAGCATTTATTGTTGAAGTTATGGGGAGAACATCTGGATACATAGCGTTGATGTCAGGTCTTGCTATAGGTGCGGAAGCCATAATAATACCAGAAGTTCCCACGGATTACGATGCTTTAGCAGAAAAAATGTGGGATGAAAGAAAAAGGGGTAAGATTAATTCAATAGTCGTTGTTGCGGAAGGATCTGCCAGCGCTTATACAGTTGCCAGACATTTAGAAAATAGAATTGGTTTCGAAACGCGTATAACAATTTTAGGTCATATTCAAAGAGGGGGTTCCCCCACGGCATTCGATAGAATTTTGGCTTCAAGAATGGGAAACGAAGTAGTAAAAGCAATTAAAGACGGAGATTTTGACGTGATGGTGGGCTTGAGTAAAAATGCTTTAATTAGAACACCTCTTGAAAAAGTACTTTCAGAAAATAATACTTTGGATATGGAGATTGTGAAGTTGGCGGGGGTTTTATCATAG
- a CDS encoding Fur family transcriptional regulator, producing MEIKYDKNRIIKILKDKKIKVTPNRFKVAFELFNSDEHPSVDELHQKLVKSNETQISFTSVYNIVKLFESAGLVKEILIENKIHYDSNITPHAHFICKNCGKVQDIELDKLNFLDEKELINFKTFTEEELKDNKIDSVEINFFGICGECLKEEKE from the coding sequence TTGGAAATTAAGTATGATAAAAACAGAATAATTAAAATATTAAAAGATAAAAAAATCAAAGTTACTCCAAATAGATTTAAAGTGGCCTTTGAGCTTTTTAACTCTGACGAACATCCATCAGTTGATGAATTGCATCAAAAGTTAGTAAAAAGTAATGAAACTCAGATTTCTTTTACTTCAGTGTATAACATTGTAAAATTATTTGAAAGCGCTGGACTAGTAAAAGAAATTTTAATTGAAAATAAAATCCATTACGATTCTAACATCACCCCTCATGCTCATTTTATTTGCAAAAATTGTGGAAAAGTGCAGGATATTGAGTTAGATAAACTAAATTTCTTAGATGAAAAGGAATTAATTAATTTTAAAACTTTTACTGAAGAAGAATTAAAAGACAATAAGATCGACTCTGTTGAAATTAATTTCTTTGGAATTTGTGGAGAATGTTTAAAGGAAGAAAAAGAGTGA
- the hslU gene encoding ATP-dependent protease ATPase subunit HslU encodes MNRADELTPKKVVEKLDNYIIGQKEAKKQVAIALRNRIRRLALQEDVRKDVIPKNILMIGSTGVGKTEIARRLAEVANAPFVKVEATRFTEVGYVGKNVESMVRELVDSSVNMVKKEMMEEVRDKAQRLVEERIVEALVPSKKKTKAQPSFMDMMQLFNQSAEYSQNKGYDEKEDENIRRRREELLEKLRNGELEDVEIEIEVEEQSTPMFAGLGPELEDMGIQFGEMFQNLMPKKKKRRRMKISEARKVLEPIESEKLIDQDKLIQEGISRAENSGIIFIDEIDKVTSMGGSASGPDVSREGVQRDLLPIVEGTTVVTKYGSISTDYILFIAAGAFSEAKPSDLIPELQGRFPIRAELSDLTKEDFIRILTQPKNAILKQYQYLLQTDGVKIEFTEDGVERMADIAFELNEKVENIGARRLYTVVEKVLEEVSFEAPASGEWELKIDSNYVDLRLGKVYGDEDLREYIL; translated from the coding sequence ATGAATAGAGCAGATGAATTAACTCCTAAAAAAGTTGTAGAAAAATTGGATAATTATATAATCGGTCAGAAGGAAGCAAAGAAACAGGTTGCTATTGCTTTGAGAAACAGGATTAGACGATTGGCGCTACAAGAAGATGTCAGAAAAGATGTAATACCAAAAAATATTCTGATGATAGGATCTACCGGTGTTGGAAAGACTGAGATTGCTAGAAGGTTAGCAGAAGTTGCTAATGCGCCATTTGTGAAGGTGGAAGCTACAAGGTTTACCGAAGTTGGATATGTTGGGAAGAATGTGGAAAGTATGGTTAGAGAATTGGTTGATTCGTCAGTTAACATGGTAAAGAAGGAAATGATGGAAGAAGTTAGAGATAAAGCTCAAAGGCTTGTAGAAGAAAGAATAGTAGAAGCACTTGTGCCTTCAAAGAAAAAAACAAAGGCTCAACCTTCATTTATGGACATGATGCAACTTTTCAATCAAAGTGCTGAATATTCTCAAAATAAGGGATATGATGAAAAGGAAGACGAAAATATTCGAAGAAGAAGAGAGGAATTGTTAGAAAAGTTAAGAAATGGTGAATTAGAAGATGTTGAGATAGAAATAGAAGTCGAAGAACAATCCACCCCAATGTTTGCTGGATTAGGACCTGAATTAGAAGATATGGGTATACAGTTTGGGGAGATGTTTCAAAATCTTATGCCCAAAAAGAAAAAAAGAAGACGAATGAAGATTTCTGAAGCGAGAAAGGTTTTGGAACCTATTGAATCTGAAAAGTTAATCGATCAAGATAAATTGATACAGGAAGGAATAAGTAGAGCCGAAAATAGTGGCATAATTTTTATTGATGAAATCGATAAGGTTACATCCATGGGAGGGTCCGCGTCTGGGCCAGATGTATCTAGAGAAGGTGTTCAGAGAGATTTGTTACCAATAGTTGAAGGAACAACTGTTGTAACAAAGTATGGTTCCATTAGTACTGATTATATATTGTTTATAGCTGCTGGTGCGTTTAGTGAGGCTAAACCTTCGGATCTAATTCCTGAGCTTCAAGGTAGATTCCCAATTAGAGCAGAATTATCAGATTTGACAAAGGAAGACTTTATTAGAATACTTACCCAGCCAAAAAATGCAATACTGAAACAGTATCAGTACTTACTTCAAACCGATGGGGTGAAAATTGAGTTCACTGAAGATGGCGTTGAAAGAATGGCAGATATTGCCTTTGAGCTTAATGAAAAAGTTGAAAATATTGGAGCAAGAAGACTTTATACCGTAGTCGAAAAAGTTCTTGAAGAGGTTTCTTTTGAAGCACCTGCATCAGGAGAGTGGGAATTGAAAATAGATAGCAATTATGTAGACCTACGGTTGGGTAAGGTATATGGTGATGAAGATCTCAGAGAATATATTCTTTGA
- a CDS encoding NAD(P)-binding protein: MRLNGSKLIIIIGCGRLGSELALKLSKSYNVVVLDKEESSFERLSKRNFTGFTRVIDTSDMAALKDVNIEKAHMVYIVTPDDNLNFMLAYGIKKLNSGVRIAARVNDPLKKSIFIKAGLNLFCPIEDSVMDLVEELEKEVVKYE, encoded by the coding sequence ATGCGATTAAATGGTTCCAAACTTATAATTATAATAGGTTGTGGAAGGTTGGGTTCCGAGTTAGCTTTGAAATTAAGTAAATCTTACAATGTAGTAGTTCTTGATAAAGAAGAATCGTCTTTTGAAAGATTATCTAAAAGGAATTTTACAGGTTTCACAAGAGTTATTGATACAAGCGATATGGCTGCATTAAAAGATGTGAATATCGAAAAAGCTCACATGGTTTATATTGTAACCCCCGATGACAATTTAAATTTTATGCTGGCCTATGGGATTAAAAAGTTGAATTCGGGAGTAAGAATAGCCGCGAGGGTGAATGATCCTTTAAAAAAATCAATTTTTATAAAGGCTGGATTGAATTTATTTTGCCCTATTGAAGATTCCGTGATGGATTTGGTTGAGGAATTGGAAAAGGAAGTAGTTAAATATGAATAG
- the pyk gene encoding pyruvate kinase, with translation MNEKIENKKTRIVCTIGPATEDETMIKKLINAGMNVARLNTSHDTIVDHGKRVNLIKKIRKEMNIPFAILLDLEGPKIRTGRFETDEVVLEEDQKFILTTEEIVGNKEKVSINYKELPKEVKKGDFILLDDGKIRLVVISSNEKEIVTKVVTGGAITHRRGINVPGIDISLPPLTEKDMEYLNKAVEWNVDYIAQSFVRKAEDITRTRRILTELGMPDLPIIAKIETLQALDNLESIIEEADGVMVARGDLGVEAPVEQIPLLQKRIIEIANTMAKPAITATQMLESMVNNPFPTRAEATDIANAILDGTDAVMLSEETSIGKYPEQAVKVMSNVAKETEKMLEEYYYKFDYSTYGGGDPATNSITMSAIKIAEQLGIEVIVATTYSGYTARALSRFRRNMKIVAASPRITTYHRLALVWGVTPVIMQKFTDTDNMLESVSNIVKSLDFAVSGENIIVTAGIPYGFSSKTNLLKVHEV, from the coding sequence ATGAACGAAAAAATAGAAAATAAAAAGACGAGAATCGTTTGTACAATTGGTCCAGCTACAGAAGATGAAACAATGATTAAAAAATTAATAAACGCTGGAATGAATGTAGCCAGATTGAATACTTCTCACGATACCATTGTTGATCATGGGAAAAGGGTAAATCTAATAAAGAAGATACGAAAAGAGATGAATATACCTTTTGCTATTTTACTTGATTTAGAAGGTCCTAAGATTCGAACGGGTAGATTTGAGACAGATGAAGTAGTCTTGGAAGAAGATCAAAAATTTATTTTGACAACCGAGGAGATCGTTGGCAATAAAGAAAAGGTGAGTATAAATTATAAAGAATTACCTAAAGAAGTTAAAAAAGGAGATTTTATTCTTCTTGATGATGGAAAGATTCGACTTGTAGTCATTAGCAGCAATGAAAAAGAGATTGTAACAAAGGTTGTAACCGGTGGCGCTATCACCCACAGAAGAGGGATAAACGTTCCTGGAATAGATATCAGCCTACCACCTTTAACAGAAAAAGATATGGAGTATCTGAACAAGGCTGTAGAGTGGAACGTAGATTATATTGCTCAATCTTTTGTTAGGAAAGCTGAAGATATCACTCGAACGAGGAGAATTTTAACCGAATTGGGTATGCCCGATCTCCCTATAATTGCTAAAATTGAGACATTACAAGCTCTAGACAACCTTGAATCGATCATAGAAGAAGCTGATGGAGTGATGGTTGCAAGAGGAGATTTGGGTGTTGAAGCACCTGTCGAGCAAATACCTTTGCTTCAAAAGAGAATTATAGAGATTGCAAACACAATGGCCAAGCCCGCTATAACTGCAACTCAAATGCTTGAAAGTATGGTTAATAATCCGTTCCCTACAAGAGCAGAGGCGACTGATATTGCTAATGCTATATTAGATGGAACGGATGCAGTTATGTTGTCTGAAGAAACATCGATTGGGAAATACCCTGAGCAAGCCGTCAAAGTTATGTCCAATGTGGCAAAGGAAACTGAAAAAATGTTAGAAGAGTACTATTACAAATTCGATTATTCAACATATGGAGGAGGAGATCCTGCTACCAATTCGATAACAATGTCCGCAATAAAAATTGCTGAGCAACTGGGTATCGAAGTTATCGTTGCAACAACTTATAGCGGTTATACGGCAAGAGCTCTTTCCAGATTCAGAAGAAATATGAAAATAGTTGCTGCATCCCCAAGGATAACTACTTATCATCGATTGGCGTTGGTATGGGGAGTCACTCCTGTTATTATGCAAAAGTTTACTGACACGGATAATATGTTGGAGAGCGTTAGCAACATCGTAAAATCTCTAGATTTTGCTGTATCAGGAGAAAATATCATAGTAACGGCTGGAATTCCCTATGGTTTCTCTAGTAAAACTAATCTTTTAAAGGTTCATGAGGTATGA